The following proteins are co-located in the Microcystis wesenbergii NRERC-220 genome:
- a CDS encoding Uma2 family endonuclease — MVSKSPTITDAELIRLSCQNPELGFERNADGTLVTMPPIGSISANRELKAGARLLYWVEQNGLGEVFSSSGGFKLANSAVRSPDVAFVARERLPSGWQEREDEFLDLAPDFVIEIRSKTDSLSKLKRKMEEYRENGVKLGWLIDRHNKQAFVYRQDGTITCYPENAILSGEDVVPGFTLALEILL; from the coding sequence ATGGTAAGCAAATCCCCGACGATTACTGATGCGGAATTAATTCGCCTCAGTTGTCAGAACCCGGAATTAGGCTTTGAACGCAATGCAGATGGAACGTTAGTCACTATGCCCCCGATCGGAAGTATTTCAGCGAATCGAGAACTGAAAGCCGGCGCTCGCCTGCTCTACTGGGTCGAACAGAACGGGTTAGGAGAGGTATTTAGTTCTAGCGGCGGTTTTAAACTGGCCAATAGCGCGGTACGCTCTCCCGATGTGGCTTTCGTGGCGAGAGAACGTTTACCGTCCGGTTGGCAGGAAAGGGAGGATGAATTTCTCGATCTCGCGCCGGATTTCGTGATCGAGATCCGTTCTAAAACCGATAGTTTATCCAAGTTAAAGCGGAAAATGGAGGAGTATCGGGAGAACGGGGTGAAGTTAGGATGGTTGATCGATCGCCACAATAAACAGGCTTTCGTCTACCGTCAGGACGGGACGATTACCTGTTATCCCGAGAACGCGATTTTAAGCGGGGAAGATGTGGTTCCGGGGTTCACCCTAGCGCTAGAAATCTTGCTGTAA
- a CDS encoding tetratricopeptide repeat protein, translating to MKSFALLTTVSLIGLSTLATVHPVMALESRQPAETRIAQANYKEAIAYFNRGINYIQQEKYDLALAQFTRAIELDSDYAEAYLSRGMIYTIREQWRPAFQDLNTAIRLNPRAAYAYHFRGYVHLAFNQRQNAIADLTTAAELFRQQGNTEMYNSAIEALRQIGA from the coding sequence ATGAAATCCTTCGCCCTTCTCACCACCGTCAGCCTAATCGGCCTCTCCACCCTCGCCACTGTTCACCCCGTTATGGCCCTAGAAAGCCGACAACCAGCCGAAACCCGGATCGCTCAAGCGAACTACAAAGAAGCGATCGCCTACTTTAACCGGGGAATTAACTACATCCAACAGGAAAAATATGATCTCGCCCTCGCTCAATTCACCAGAGCGATCGAACTCGATTCGGACTATGCCGAAGCTTACCTCAGTCGGGGCATGATTTACACGATTCGCGAACAATGGCGGCCGGCGTTTCAAGACCTGAACACCGCGATCCGACTAAACCCCCGCGCTGCCTACGCTTACCATTTCCGCGGATACGTCCACCTCGCATTTAACCAGAGACAAAATGCGATCGCCGATCTAACAACGGCCGCCGAATTATTTCGCCAGCAGGGAAACACAGAAATGTACAACAGCGCCATAGAAGCACTACGGCAGATAGGTGCGTAA
- a CDS encoding S1C family serine protease: MKPITFTLSVLLATTGLLVQPGNFLMENVPPLLAQDQTASRVYQKASPAVVTVKNGSGHGSGFLVSPDGIIITNAHVVADGPRVVTVKFSNGQQASADVIGFAKNGVDLAVLRIYNRQNLPYLPLARPNSAKVGESVFVIGTPLEEDYQNTLTQGIISRLDPQKGQIQHSANTNPGNSGGPVLNSQGQVVGVHYQGDNQSLVYNSQGKPIGYTKSGINFAISLDRLQAFLKAVERGDVSSVSTLARGNQEQPILSLALNGQAIQGELREGDAQLQDGSYYDLYQFQGRAGQRVVLDMSSQQINPVLTLYRVVKSSEGEKFEKIADNDDRAPGDFNARLVTELPTDGVYILVANSREGGESGRYTLNAAANP; this comes from the coding sequence ATGAAACCAATTACTTTCACCCTATCGGTGCTACTGGCCACCACTGGCCTACTGGTTCAACCAGGAAACTTCCTGATGGAAAACGTTCCACCCCTCCTCGCCCAGGATCAGACCGCTTCTAGAGTCTATCAGAAAGCCAGCCCCGCCGTCGTCACCGTCAAAAATGGCAGCGGCCACGGTAGCGGCTTTCTCGTCAGTCCCGACGGTATCATCATTACCAACGCCCACGTTGTTGCGGACGGCCCCCGGGTGGTGACGGTGAAATTTTCCAACGGACAGCAGGCCTCGGCAGACGTGATCGGCTTCGCTAAAAATGGCGTGGATTTAGCCGTCCTGCGGATTTATAACCGCCAAAACCTGCCCTATCTTCCCCTCGCCCGTCCGAACTCCGCCAAGGTCGGCGAAAGCGTTTTCGTCATCGGTACACCCCTAGAAGAAGACTATCAAAATACCCTCACCCAAGGGATTATCAGCCGCCTCGACCCCCAGAAGGGGCAAATTCAACACAGTGCCAATACAAACCCCGGTAATTCGGGAGGTCCGGTGTTAAACTCTCAGGGACAAGTAGTCGGCGTACATTATCAAGGCGATAACCAAAGTTTAGTTTATAACTCCCAAGGAAAGCCGATCGGCTATACCAAAAGTGGCATTAATTTTGCCATCTCCCTCGATCGCCTGCAAGCTTTCCTGAAGGCAGTGGAGCGAGGGGATGTCTCTTCCGTCTCTACCCTGGCTAGGGGGAATCAAGAGCAGCCCATCCTCAGCCTTGCCCTCAACGGTCAGGCAATCCAGGGCGAGTTAAGGGAAGGCGATGCTCAGTTGCAGGATGGCAGCTACTACGACCTCTATCAATTTCAAGGTCGCGCCGGACAGAGAGTTGTCCTAGACATGAGCAGCCAACAGATTAATCCCGTCTTGACCTTGTACCGCGTTGTTAAATCCTCTGAGGGGGAGAAATTCGAGAAAATAGCGGACAACGACGATCGCGCTCCCGGGGATTTTAACGCTCGACTCGTAACCGAATTACCCACCGATGGAGTTTATATCCTAGTGGCCAACTCTCGCGAAGGGGGTGAATCGGGTCGCTACACCCTCAACGCCGCCGCTAACCCTTAA
- a CDS encoding COP23 domain-containing protein codes for MNSRYISHRLACVGLLATVLLGGIAPGFSQSTTPNGVTFFCKEVFDRASGEKIPATLAWIPERNGNVRIIGWKSEYFSKRSPVRCQEVTQNFQKAYDQGRFNYLTTGRAKGYPIICSVSRSGDPCDGNSQLFTLKPHDNPDLVLQQLMDILEGKSSDMLLQSSGDKTYISMTEFFAKAPLADRDAPCGTRSAGPQNNCVPTR; via the coding sequence ATGAACTCTAGATATATTTCCCACCGTCTCGCTTGCGTCGGCCTCCTCGCCACTGTCCTCCTCGGTGGTATCGCCCCCGGTTTCAGCCAATCGACCACCCCGAATGGCGTCACCTTCTTCTGTAAAGAGGTGTTTGATCGCGCATCGGGAGAGAAAATCCCCGCCACCCTCGCTTGGATTCCCGAAAGGAACGGCAATGTGCGGATTATCGGCTGGAAATCGGAATATTTCTCCAAACGTTCCCCGGTTCGTTGCCAGGAAGTCACGCAAAATTTCCAGAAAGCCTATGACCAAGGGCGTTTTAACTACCTTACCACCGGCCGGGCGAAAGGATACCCGATCATCTGCAGCGTTTCACGATCCGGCGATCCCTGCGACGGCAATAGCCAACTTTTTACCCTCAAACCCCACGATAACCCCGATCTGGTCTTGCAACAACTCATGGACATCCTAGAGGGGAAAAGCTCGGATATGCTCCTCCAGAGTTCCGGAGATAAAACCTATATCTCGATGACGGAGTTTTTCGCCAAAGCACCACTCGCCGATCGCGACGCGCCCTGTGGTACGAGATCGGCTGGCCCGCAAAATAATTGCGTTCCCACCCGCTAG
- a CDS encoding tetratricopeptide repeat protein: MLKPFPLLLSLLLLPVVPVKAISPFSAPAIVAEDSPNAQIERSIRQVTVKITSEINRGSGIIIGKKGSIYLVLTNAHVTRGATTLQIQTHDGQTRTASIAPNSLLEDKDLALLEFSDTRDYAIAKISAIPLEAGLDITVTGYSAETGQYTTDNGKIEQTSDRPLREGYSVGYSGEIVQGMSGGGIFFDDELIGINGRSAYPILSNYIYEDGTKPTDAEIQQMRAVNWGISINTLLTYIRPEILSAYNLPLPQVNPDIETTAPTDYIAELETKAKGFTVRIDSSSKANGSGVIIAKEGNIYTVLTAAHVLCEKIAEEKTCVNFTYTFVTRDGKTRNIEKSTIIRQEGVDLAVFQFESRDNYPVAEIANYNPNTRDYVFAAGFPKIGNNPSKWLFSGGTINDKEGGLIQTRQSDLSTQQSGTLQSVASLTGGYELVYTSITFGGMSGGAVLDSQGRVIGIHGRSEGAGVGKIQLGFSLGIPISTFIGLQERLKVKPQLLTTTQPQVSQQQKQEIIKAIDSIIVPNTNATADIWIERGGQLHRLGRYEEAIKAFDEAIKQNDPDNVYLAWYGKGFALGNLGQYQPAIEALQQAINTLPKGEDLKNFHSSILQLQSVVYRSLENYEQALTVINQAISLFPNNPNYYNEKYVVLSELKRYDEGLAAITQAIHLAPRAAWYGNRGVLYSDLQKYELALSDYNKAIDINPNYAMAYYNRGILYYNQQKYELALSDYNKAIDINPNDALAYNNRGVLYSDLQKYELALSDYSKAIDINPNDAKAYYNRGNLYKNLQKYDLALSDYSKAIEINPKFAMAYNNRGVLYSDLQKYELALSDFSKAIEINRNFAMAYNNRGVLYSDLQKYELALSDYNKAIDINPNDADAYNNRGFLYYNQQKYELALSDYNKAIDINPNYANAYNNRGVLYKNLQKYELALSDYNKAIDINPNYANAYNNRGLLYHNQQKYELALDDYNKAIEINPKFAMAYNNRGVLYSDLQKYELALSDFSKAIEINRNFAMAYNNRGVLYSDLQKYELALSDYNKAIDINPNDADAYVNRGNLYSDLQKYDLALSDYNKAIDINPNYADAYYNRGNLYYNQQKYELALSDYNKAIDINPNYANAYNNRGNLYYNQQKYELALSDYNKAIDINPNDADAYVNRGNLYYNQQKYDLALSDYNKAIDINPNDADAYYNRGNLYYNQQKYELALSDYNKAIDINPNYANAYNNRGNLYYNQQKYDLALSDYNKAIDINPNDANAYNNRGNLYYNQQKYDLALSDYNKAIDINPNDADAYVNRGNLYSDLQKYDLALSDYNKAIDINPNYADAYYNRGVLYSDLQKYELALSDYNKAIDINPNYADAYYNRGVLYSDLQKYELALSDYNKAIDINPNYADAYYNRGILYSDLQKYDLALSDYNKAIDINPNYADAYYNRGILYSDLQKYELALSDYNKAIDINPNYANAYNNRGNLYSDLQKYELALSDYNKAIDINPNYADAYYNRGILYSDLQKYELALSDYNKAIDINPNYANAYNNRGNLYSDLQKYELALSDYNKAIDINPNYANAYNNRGNLYSDLQKYELALSDYNKAIDINPNYANAYNNRGNLYYNQQKYDLALSDYNKAIDINPNYANAYNNRGNLYYNQQKYDLALSDYNKAIDINPNDADAYVNRGVVYALTREFPKALADAEKASELYRQQGNEAGYQQAQKLISMIRQEMSKN, encoded by the coding sequence ATGTTGAAACCCTTTCCCCTACTCCTAAGCCTCCTACTTCTGCCCGTCGTACCGGTTAAAGCGATATCCCCTTTCTCTGCTCCGGCGATCGTGGCGGAAGACAGCCCAAACGCGCAGATCGAGCGATCGATCCGTCAAGTCACTGTTAAGATTACTAGCGAGATAAATCGGGGATCGGGAATCATTATCGGGAAAAAAGGCAGTATATACCTCGTTTTGACCAACGCTCACGTTACCCGCGGCGCGACCACCCTACAGATCCAAACCCACGACGGCCAAACCCGCACAGCCTCGATCGCGCCGAATTCCCTTTTGGAAGATAAGGATCTGGCCCTACTGGAGTTTAGCGATACCAGGGATTATGCGATCGCTAAAATTAGCGCCATTCCCCTGGAAGCGGGACTAGATATCACCGTAACTGGTTATTCCGCAGAAACGGGGCAGTACACCACCGATAACGGGAAAATTGAACAGACGAGCGATCGACCCCTCCGGGAGGGCTACAGCGTCGGTTATAGTGGCGAGATCGTGCAGGGAATGAGTGGCGGTGGTATCTTTTTCGACGATGAGTTAATCGGTATTAACGGGCGATCGGCCTATCCGATTCTCTCTAACTACATCTACGAAGACGGTACAAAACCCACAGACGCAGAAATCCAACAGATGAGAGCGGTTAATTGGGGCATTTCCATCAATACCCTATTAACCTACATCCGTCCCGAAATCCTCAGCGCCTATAACCTACCTCTACCGCAGGTGAACCCCGATATAGAAACCACCGCCCCTACTGACTATATCGCCGAATTAGAAACAAAAGCCAAGGGTTTCACCGTGCGGATTGATAGTAGCAGTAAAGCCAATGGAAGTGGCGTAATTATCGCTAAAGAAGGGAATATTTACACAGTTTTAACCGCCGCTCACGTCCTCTGCGAAAAAATCGCCGAGGAGAAAACCTGTGTCAATTTCACCTACACCTTCGTCACCAGGGACGGCAAAACTCGAAACATCGAGAAAAGCACCATCATCCGGCAGGAAGGGGTAGATTTAGCAGTTTTTCAGTTTGAAAGCCGAGACAATTATCCCGTTGCGGAAATAGCGAATTATAACCCAAATACCAGAGATTATGTTTTTGCGGCAGGATTTCCGAAAATTGGCAACAATCCCTCGAAATGGTTGTTTAGTGGCGGTACAATTAACGATAAAGAAGGGGGATTAATACAAACCCGCCAAAGTGACTTAAGCACTCAACAAAGTGGAACATTACAAAGTGTTGCTTCTTTAACCGGAGGCTATGAATTAGTTTATACCAGCATCACATTTGGGGGCATGAGTGGCGGTGCAGTCTTAGACTCCCAGGGGAGAGTAATAGGGATTCATGGACGTTCAGAAGGAGCAGGGGTAGGGAAAATTCAGTTAGGGTTTAGTTTAGGGATTCCCATTAGCACTTTTATCGGATTGCAAGAAAGATTGAAGGTAAAACCGCAATTATTAACCACTACTCAACCCCAAGTTAGTCAGCAACAAAAACAAGAAATTATTAAAGCGATTGATAGTATTATTGTTCCTAATACGAATGCAACAGCGGATATTTGGATAGAAAGGGGGGGACAATTACATCGGTTAGGAAGGTATGAGGAAGCAATTAAAGCCTTTGATGAGGCGATTAAGCAAAATGACCCCGATAATGTCTATTTAGCTTGGTATGGGAAGGGATTTGCGTTAGGTAATTTAGGTCAATATCAACCAGCTATAGAAGCTTTGCAACAAGCGATTAATACCTTACCTAAAGGGGAAGATTTAAAGAACTTTCACAGTAGTATTTTACAACTGCAAAGTGTAGTTTATCGCTCTTTAGAAAATTATGAGCAAGCCTTAACGGTGATTAATCAGGCGATTTCTCTGTTTCCCAATAACCCCAATTACTATAACGAGAAATATGTAGTATTAAGTGAATTAAAACGCTATGATGAGGGATTAGCGGCGATTACTCAGGCAATTCATCTCGCTCCCCGTGCTGCTTGGTATGGCAATCGGGGGGTTCTTTACTCTGACTTGCAGAAATACGAATTAGCTCTCTCTGACTACAACAAAGCTATTGACATTAATCCTAATTATGCTATGGCTTACTACAATCGGGGGATTCTTTACTATAACCAGCAGAAATACGAATTAGCCCTCTCTGACTACAACAAAGCTATTGACATTAATCCTAATGATGCTTTGGCTTACAACAATCGGGGGGTTCTTTACTCTGACTTGCAGAAATACGAATTAGCCCTCTCTGACTACAGCAAAGCCATTGACATTAATCCTAATGATGCTAAGGCTTACTACAATCGGGGGAATCTTTACAAAAACTTGCAGAAATACGATTTAGCCCTCTCTGACTACAGCAAAGCCATTGAAATTAATCCTAAGTTTGCTATGGCTTACAACAATCGGGGGGTTCTTTACTCTGACTTGCAGAAATACGAATTAGCCCTCTCTGACTTCAGCAAAGCCATTGAAATTAATCGTAATTTTGCTATGGCTTACAACAATCGGGGGGTTCTTTACTCTGACTTGCAGAAATACGAATTAGCTCTCTCTGACTACAACAAAGCCATTGACATTAATCCTAATGATGCTGACGCTTACAACAATCGGGGGTTTCTTTACTATAACCAGCAGAAATACGAATTAGCCCTCTCTGACTACAACAAAGCTATTGACATTAATCCTAATTATGCTAATGCTTACAACAATCGGGGGGTTCTTTACAAAAACTTGCAGAAATACGAATTAGCTCTCTCTGACTACAACAAAGCCATTGACATTAATCCTAATTATGCTAATGCTTACAACAATCGGGGGCTTCTTTACCATAACCAGCAGAAATACGAATTAGCATTAGATGATTACAACAAAGCCATTGAAATTAATCCTAAGTTTGCTATGGCTTACAACAATCGGGGGGTTCTTTACTCTGACTTGCAGAAATACGAATTAGCCCTCTCTGACTTCAGCAAAGCCATTGAAATTAATCGTAATTTTGCTATGGCTTACAACAATCGGGGGGTTCTTTACTCTGACTTGCAGAAATACGAATTAGCTCTCTCTGACTACAACAAAGCCATTGACATTAATCCTAATGATGCTGATGCTTACGTCAATCGGGGGAATCTTTACTCTGACTTGCAGAAATACGATTTAGCCCTCTCTGACTACAACAAAGCTATTGACATTAATCCTAATTATGCTGATGCTTACTACAATCGGGGGAATCTTTACTATAACCAGCAGAAATACGAATTAGCCCTCTCTGACTACAACAAAGCCATTGACATTAATCCTAATTATGCTAATGCTTACAACAATCGGGGGAATCTTTACTATAACCAGCAGAAATACGAATTAGCCCTCTCTGACTACAACAAAGCCATTGACATTAATCCTAATGATGCTGATGCTTACGTCAATCGGGGGAATCTTTACTATAACCAGCAGAAATACGATTTAGCCCTCTCTGACTACAACAAAGCCATTGACATTAATCCTAATGATGCTGATGCTTACTACAATCGGGGGAATCTTTACTATAACCAGCAGAAATACGAATTAGCCCTCTCTGACTACAACAAAGCCATTGACATTAATCCTAATTATGCTAATGCTTACAACAATCGGGGGAATCTTTACTATAACCAGCAGAAATACGATTTAGCCCTCTCTGACTACAACAAAGCCATTGACATTAATCCTAATGATGCTAATGCTTACAACAATCGGGGGAATCTTTACTATAACCAGCAGAAATACGATTTAGCCCTCTCTGACTACAACAAAGCCATTGACATTAATCCTAATGATGCTGATGCTTACGTCAATCGGGGGAATCTTTACTCTGACTTGCAGAAATACGATTTAGCCCTCTCTGACTACAACAAAGCTATTGACATTAATCCTAATTATGCTGATGCTTACTACAATCGGGGGGTTCTTTACTCTGACTTGCAGAAATACGAATTAGCCCTCTCTGACTACAACAAAGCCATTGACATTAATCCTAATTATGCTGATGCTTACTACAATCGGGGGGTTCTTTACTCTGACTTGCAGAAATACGAATTAGCCCTCTCTGACTACAACAAAGCCATTGACATTAATCCTAATTATGCTGATGCTTACTACAATCGGGGGATTCTTTACTCTGACTTGCAGAAATACGATTTAGCCCTCTCTGACTACAACAAAGCTATTGACATTAATCCTAATTATGCTGATGCTTACTACAATCGGGGGATTCTTTACTCTGACTTGCAGAAATACGAATTAGCCCTCTCTGACTACAACAAAGCTATTGACATTAATCCTAATTATGCTAATGCTTACAACAATCGGGGGAATCTTTACTCTGACTTGCAGAAATACGAATTAGCCCTCTCTGACTACAACAAAGCTATTGACATTAATCCTAATTATGCTGATGCTTACTACAATCGGGGGATTCTTTACTCTGACTTGCAGAAATACGAATTAGCCCTCTCTGACTACAACAAAGCTATTGACATTAATCCTAATTATGCTAATGCTTACAACAATCGGGGGAATCTTTACTCTGACTTGCAGAAATACGAATTAGCCCTCTCTGACTACAACAAAGCTATTGACATTAATCCTAATTATGCTAATGCTTACAACAATCGGGGGAATCTTTACTCTGACTTGCAGAAATACGAATTAGCCCTCTCTGACTACAACAAAGCTATTGACATTAATCCTAATTATGCTAATGCTTACAACAATCGGGGGAATCTTTACTATAACCAGCAGAAATACGATTTAGCCCTCTCTGACTACAACAAAGCTATTGACATTAATCCTAATTATGCTAATGCTTACAACAATCGGGGGAATCTTTACTATAACCAGCAGAAATACGATTTAGCCCTCTCTGACTACAACAAAGCCATTGACATTAATCCTAATGATGCTGATGCTTACGTCAATCGGGGGGTTGTTTATGCCCTGACAAGAGAGTTTCCAAAAGCCCTTGCTGATGCCGAAAAAGCCTCAGAATTATATCGTCAACAAGGGAATGAAGCAGGTTATCAACAAGCTCAAAAACTAATCAGCATGATTCGCCAAGAAATGAGTAAAAATTAG
- a CDS encoding type II toxin-antitoxin system RelE/ParE family toxin: MEWNIIFDEAFRDWLYEQEETVQDSILAYIGLLKQKGPLLGRPYVDTLQGSRYPNLKELRVQHQGQPWRVLFAFDPIRQAIMLVGGNKTGDKRWYEKNIPIAEKRFEAYLKTLTEQNL, from the coding sequence ATGGAATGGAATATTATCTTTGATGAAGCCTTTCGAGATTGGCTATACGAACAAGAAGAAACTGTACAAGATTCAATCTTGGCTTATATTGGGCTACTTAAACAAAAAGGACCCTTGTTAGGACGACCTTATGTTGACACTCTTCAAGGCAGTCGTTACCCCAACCTTAAAGAATTGCGAGTACAGCATCAAGGACAACCTTGGCGAGTGCTTTTTGCTTTCGATCCTATCCGTCAAGCTATCATGCTAGTAGGAGGGAATAAAACTGGCGATAAAAGATGGTATGAAAAAAACATTCCCATCGCCGAAAAAAGATTTGAAGCCTATTTAAAAACCTTAACGGAGCAAAATCTATGA
- a CDS encoding transcriptional regulator produces MITFDEEMDKLPSERRAKIEAKTQELLQEMQIIDELLQRLRLSSGEITESESEQPCFSAKSDDLKQHLTLENLTSMMRELGGEWELTLKFSEQQVIKLSSERP; encoded by the coding sequence ATGATTACCTTTGATGAAGAAATGGATAAACTGCCCTCTGAAAGAAGGGCAAAAATTGAAGCTAAAACCCAAGAACTTTTACAAGAAATGCAAATCATTGATGAACTTCTTCAACGCCTAAGACTTTCTTCAGGAGAAATCACGGAAAGCGAAAGTGAACAGCCCTGTTTTTCAGCAAAATCAGATGATTTAAAACAACATCTTACCCTAGAAAATTTAACCAGTATGATGAGGGAATTAGGGGGAGAATGGGAACTTACCCTTAAATTTTCTGAGCAACAAGTGATTAAATTAAGTAGTGAGCGCCCGTAG
- a CDS encoding type II toxin-antitoxin system HicA family toxin produces the protein MFKHPHKKGKVTVPHPKKDIPLKTLISIEKQAGIKLR, from the coding sequence ATTTTTAAACATCCCCATAAAAAAGGGAAAGTGACTGTTCCTCACCCTAAAAAGGATATTCCCCTTAAAACCCTAATCAGTATCGAAAAACAAGCAGGTATTAAATTACGATAA
- a CDS encoding type II toxin-antitoxin system HicB family antitoxin, which translates to MITYLATVHKDNHSDYGVQFYDFPGCISAGETIEEAKKMATEALKGHISFMLADGDEIPTPSTLETILTDADHQDAIAFLLIEVSEAILNHPRKSETQHPTPKSV; encoded by the coding sequence ATGATTACTTATTTAGCCACCGTTCATAAAGATAACCATAGTGATTATGGGGTACAATTTTATGACTTTCCGGGTTGTATTAGTGCAGGAGAAACCATCGAAGAAGCGAAAAAAATGGCAACTGAAGCCTTAAAAGGTCATATTTCCTTCATGTTGGCAGATGGGGACGAAATTCCCACCCCTAGCACCCTAGAAACCATTTTAACCGACGCGGATCATCAAGATGCGATCGCTTTTCTGCTCATTGAGGTATCAGAAGCTATTTTAAACCATCCAAGGAAAAGCGAAACCCAACACCCAACACCTAAATCTGTCTGA
- a CDS encoding ribulose bisphosphate carboxylase small subunit, producing the protein MKTLPKEKRYETLSYLPPLTDQQIAKQIQYMIDQGYIPAVEFEKDPKPADYHWTMWKLPLFSVSGPQEVLNEVRECRTEYSDCYIRVIAFDNIKQCQTMSFIVHKPNAGRY; encoded by the coding sequence ATGAAAACTTTACCTAAAGAGAAGCGTTACGAAACCCTCTCCTACTTGCCCCCCCTCACCGATCAACAAATTGCTAAACAAATTCAATACATGATCGATCAGGGTTATATTCCTGCTGTGGAATTTGAAAAAGATCCCAAACCCGCGGATTATCATTGGACGATGTGGAAACTGCCTTTATTCTCTGTTTCTGGTCCCCAAGAAGTTCTTAATGAAGTTCGCGAGTGCCGCACCGAGTATTCTGATTGCTACATCCGCGTTATCGCTTTTGACAACATCAAACAATGTCAAACCATGAGCTTTATTGTTCATAAACCCAATGCCGGCCGCTACTAA
- the rcbX gene encoding RuBisCO chaperone RbcX — MYPKKVVQDTAKVLQSYLTYQAVRTIIDQLSETNPTLAIWLSHYTSSHSIQDGEAYIAGLMTENKELVLRIMTVREHLAEQVLEFLPEMVKTGIINDNTEHRRQLLERLTRTAISQPETSELNLDVDDLPNP, encoded by the coding sequence ATGTATCCGAAAAAAGTTGTTCAAGATACCGCGAAAGTCTTACAAAGTTACCTAACTTACCAAGCGGTTCGCACGATTATCGATCAATTGTCAGAAACTAATCCGACTTTGGCTATTTGGCTGAGTCACTATACTTCTAGCCATTCCATTCAGGATGGCGAGGCCTATATTGCGGGGTTGATGACTGAGAATAAAGAGTTAGTTTTGCGGATCATGACGGTAAGAGAACATTTAGCCGAACAGGTTTTAGAGTTCTTGCCAGAGATGGTAAAAACGGGAATTATTAATGACAATACCGAACATCGTCGGCAACTTTTGGAACGTCTCACCCGTACTGCTATAAGTCAACCAGAGACATCGGAATTAAATCTCGATGTTGATGATCTACCCAACCCATAA